The following proteins are encoded in a genomic region of Sorangiineae bacterium MSr12523:
- a CDS encoding PEGA domain-containing protein yields the protein MRLAYVWLLAATILLCVSLFARSAQAQGARSGSVLHVLPLDSEDADEQAEALGVALRSRAREKLSPVADTSPSLGMLLAALRCPSRPDPTCLQKIADQLKTDRFIYGHVSKMGPSARGQLTAEIHLFMRGKPDASVKEVFSDNLKDQNDEYLRRMAARIVDRLTGTAPQTATITLRAGRAEGEVWVDGAEKGRLENGRSSLELAAGRHVIEVRASGYAPARKEVTVVGGTDADVVVPLAVESETGSSADEGGGTNTRAIAGWALIGVGAAAGGFAIYEAAHFLSLKSETEDFRDAHQIDGQKPSKEAICQAGRGDPAPWAGSDAGAAKGICDNYDSAKTASLLGIVGGAVAAVSIGAGAYLLLTDTSAKKDAPKSANGPRPPRRASVQFLPHFAPREGGVRAGFDVRVVF from the coding sequence ATGCGTCTAGCCTATGTGTGGCTTCTCGCGGCGACCATACTCCTTTGCGTATCGCTTTTTGCTCGCAGCGCGCAGGCGCAAGGGGCGCGAAGTGGCTCGGTGCTGCACGTACTTCCCCTCGACTCGGAAGATGCCGACGAGCAAGCCGAAGCCCTCGGCGTAGCGTTACGCTCGCGCGCCCGCGAGAAATTGAGTCCGGTGGCCGATACGTCGCCATCGCTCGGGATGTTGCTCGCAGCACTGCGTTGCCCATCGCGACCCGATCCGACGTGCCTGCAGAAGATCGCCGATCAGTTGAAGACGGACCGCTTCATCTACGGACACGTGTCGAAGATGGGGCCGAGTGCCAGGGGACAGCTCACGGCGGAGATCCATCTCTTCATGCGCGGCAAGCCCGACGCATCGGTGAAGGAAGTCTTCAGCGACAACCTGAAAGATCAGAACGACGAGTACCTGCGGCGCATGGCCGCGCGCATCGTCGATCGCCTCACCGGCACCGCACCGCAGACCGCGACCATCACGCTGCGCGCAGGGCGTGCGGAAGGTGAAGTTTGGGTCGATGGTGCCGAGAAAGGGCGGCTGGAGAACGGTCGCTCGAGCCTCGAGCTCGCGGCGGGCCGCCATGTCATCGAGGTGCGCGCGTCGGGATACGCACCGGCACGCAAAGAGGTCACCGTGGTTGGCGGGACCGACGCCGACGTCGTCGTGCCTCTCGCCGTCGAAAGCGAGACGGGATCGAGCGCCGACGAAGGTGGTGGCACGAACACCCGAGCCATCGCGGGCTGGGCGCTCATCGGCGTGGGCGCAGCGGCAGGTGGCTTCGCGATTTACGAAGCTGCCCACTTCCTGAGCCTCAAGTCCGAGACGGAAGACTTTCGCGATGCCCATCAGATCGATGGGCAGAAGCCGAGCAAGGAAGCCATCTGCCAAGCGGGTCGTGGAGACCCCGCGCCGTGGGCCGGCTCCGATGCGGGGGCGGCGAAGGGCATCTGCGACAACTACGATTCGGCGAAGACGGCCTCGCTGCTCGGGATCGTGGGCGGGGCGGTGGCTGCGGTGAGCATCGGCGCGGGGGCGTACTTGCTTCTCACGGACACATCCGCGAAAAAGGATGCGCCCAAATCCGCCAACGGCCCGCGCCCGCCGCGTCGAGCGAGCGTGCAATTTTTGCCTCACTTTGCACCGCGTGAAGGCGGTGTGCGCGCCGGTTTCGACGTTCGCGTCGTTTTCTGA
- a CDS encoding GNAT family N-acetyltransferase gives MAAVTVRERILVRAPSPGEGIQIAGLWRELWDAHERWGGYPGTRDERVYARLANRLDEDARVRGGQPVLGRHIHLVSAIHGQVCGQVEGWFERHGAEARTPYTCEVRSLIVHPRARVLGAGKALLTNLARMSNELARGAPSVLAAEVLEPNPAHGFYERLGYRPVAWSTRMVVSHEPRVRAGEFVARPAEPQDALALAVLESMLAARRRAAHDERFDRPRAIDATLVGAIAAHLGRRHRDATEPHELVTVDARGDVRAAASLVISPLDPPFARTRRTILGRFAIDPAREPLPVLAPLIALACRFAIAAEAPTMELTDLTLPGTPLYDATLSLGAHPWSRIVTRLA, from the coding sequence ATGGCCGCAGTAACCGTTCGTGAGCGCATACTGGTTCGAGCGCCCTCACCGGGGGAGGGCATCCAAATCGCGGGCCTGTGGCGCGAGCTCTGGGATGCGCACGAGCGCTGGGGAGGCTACCCCGGCACGCGCGACGAGCGGGTATATGCGCGGCTGGCCAACCGGCTCGACGAGGACGCACGCGTTCGCGGCGGACAGCCCGTGCTGGGGCGGCATATCCACTTGGTCTCCGCCATCCACGGCCAGGTTTGCGGCCAGGTGGAAGGCTGGTTCGAGCGCCACGGCGCCGAGGCGCGCACGCCGTACACGTGCGAGGTGCGCTCGCTCATCGTGCACCCCCGGGCGCGGGTGCTCGGTGCGGGAAAAGCCCTGCTGACGAACTTGGCGCGCATGTCGAACGAGCTGGCGCGGGGCGCCCCTTCGGTGCTGGCCGCCGAGGTGCTCGAGCCCAACCCGGCGCACGGTTTTTACGAGCGCCTCGGGTACCGCCCGGTGGCCTGGAGCACGCGCATGGTCGTTTCCCACGAACCGCGGGTGCGCGCGGGCGAGTTCGTGGCCCGCCCCGCCGAACCCCAGGATGCGCTCGCCCTGGCCGTTTTGGAGTCGATGCTCGCCGCACGAAGGCGCGCCGCCCACGACGAGCGGTTCGATCGGCCGCGGGCCATCGATGCCACCTTGGTCGGGGCCATCGCCGCGCACCTGGGGCGCCGGCACCGCGATGCCACCGAGCCGCACGAACTCGTCACGGTCGATGCGCGCGGGGACGTGCGGGCGGCGGCCAGCCTGGTCATTTCGCCGCTGGATCCGCCGTTTGCGCGGACGCGGCGTACCATCCTCGGCCGCTTCGCCATCGACCCGGCGCGCGAACCTCTTCCCGTGCTGGCTCCGCTCATCGCGCTCGCATGCCGATTTGCGATTGCAGCGGAAGCTCCCACCATGGAGCTCACCGATCTGACCCTTCCGGGCACGCCGCTCTACGACGCGACCTTGAGCCTGGGGGCCCACCCGTGGTCCCGCATCGTCACAAGATTGGCTTGA
- the rsmD gene encoding 16S rRNA (guanine(966)-N(2))-methyltransferase RsmD, producing MRITGGSHRSRSLRAPKGDRTRPTSDRVREALFSILRDVSGDRVLDLYAGTGALALEALSRGAEHATFVEEGRDALAALRYNIEQLDVGSRTTVLPMSVERAARALVRTVDDERFTLVFADPPYRLIQGGEFVQSFEPIIHSGGIASDATVVVEHASADPPPTVSDLELLESRRYGDTTLSLYLYRSRI from the coding sequence GTGCGCATCACCGGAGGTAGCCATCGTTCGCGTTCGCTTCGCGCCCCAAAGGGGGATCGCACACGCCCCACCTCCGACCGCGTGCGTGAGGCGTTGTTCTCTATCCTGAGAGACGTCTCCGGCGACCGCGTGTTGGACCTTTATGCGGGCACCGGCGCGCTGGCACTCGAGGCGCTCTCGCGTGGCGCCGAGCATGCGACGTTCGTCGAGGAGGGCCGCGATGCGCTTGCGGCGTTGCGGTACAACATCGAGCAGCTCGATGTCGGATCTCGAACTACAGTGTTGCCCATGTCGGTGGAGCGCGCGGCTCGTGCGTTAGTGCGTACAGTAGACGACGAACGCTTCACATTGGTGTTCGCCGACCCACCCTACAGACTTATCCAGGGTGGGGAATTTGTGCAGAGCTTCGAGCCGATCATACACTCCGGCGGTATTGCGTCCGACGCAACGGTGGTGGTCGAACATGCGAGTGCCGATCCGCCACCAACCGTCAGCGATCTCGAGCTGCTCGAGTCACGGCGTTACGGCGACACCACCCTTAGCCTGTACCTCTACCGGAGCAGAATATGA
- the truA gene encoding tRNA pseudouridine(38-40) synthase TruA: MSEHPGGVLLKVAYDGTHFRGWASQKGGERTIEDTLKGAIMAVDARASAPRGTSRTDRGVHAEAQMVAFDATLPLPPRGWVLAINQHLPDDVCVRAARLIPPGYVPRFAAKGKRYRYRLVLDRIRDPLVMHRAWRIGFELDIDKMRREAQSIVGTHDFAAFRSAHDERQETVRTVTRVAIEPDDLHGLDLHGRILSIVIEGNAFLHNMVRILVGTLVDVARGQLPEGTIARALEGRDRRLSGATAPGHGLTLESIDLLLPSEMVGEPWPQ; encoded by the coding sequence ATGTCCGAGCATCCCGGCGGTGTACTTCTCAAGGTGGCCTACGACGGCACCCATTTCCGGGGCTGGGCCTCGCAAAAAGGCGGGGAGCGCACCATCGAGGACACGCTCAAGGGCGCCATCATGGCCGTCGACGCCCGCGCCAGCGCCCCGCGCGGAACGAGCCGCACGGACCGTGGCGTGCATGCCGAGGCGCAGATGGTGGCCTTCGACGCGACCTTGCCTTTGCCGCCGCGCGGCTGGGTGCTCGCGATCAACCAGCATTTGCCCGACGACGTGTGCGTCCGCGCCGCGCGGCTGATCCCGCCCGGCTACGTGCCCAGGTTTGCCGCCAAGGGAAAGCGCTATCGCTACCGGCTCGTGCTCGACCGCATCCGCGATCCGCTGGTGATGCATCGCGCCTGGCGCATCGGCTTCGAGCTGGACATCGACAAGATGCGCCGCGAGGCCCAATCCATCGTGGGTACACACGATTTTGCGGCTTTTCGCTCGGCCCACGACGAGCGGCAGGAAACGGTACGCACGGTCACCCGGGTGGCCATCGAGCCGGACGACCTGCACGGGCTCGACCTGCACGGGCGTATCCTGAGCATCGTCATCGAGGGGAATGCCTTTCTGCACAACATGGTGCGCATCTTGGTGGGCACGTTGGTGGACGTTGCCCGTGGGCAGTTGCCCGAGGGGACCATCGCCCGCGCGCTGGAGGGGCGCGACCGGCGCCTTTCCGGTGCGACCGCCCCCGGCCATGGCTTGACGCTCGAGTCGATCGATCTTCTCCTTCCTAGTGAAATGGTCGGGGAGCCATGGCCGCAGTAA
- a CDS encoding AgmX/PglI C-terminal domain-containing protein produces MSASTPPPPTHGNGKYIALGLLFLFGIAGLFVWKMVLDKPAPAAVAPPPPSGSAPPATTFSQSQVDEVPPPPPPEPDAGPVRKVASTNNSLAGCEVKTCAGSITSDLETALAFRAKQAHRCYDQALTQDNTLQGKVQITLRIAPSGGVCSAGVTANDMGTPAVAQCVAGYFKSTGHFPSPKGGCVDTAVPISFVPGGR; encoded by the coding sequence ATGAGCGCGAGCACACCCCCGCCGCCCACCCACGGGAACGGCAAGTATATCGCCTTAGGGCTTCTCTTCTTATTCGGAATCGCTGGCCTCTTCGTATGGAAGATGGTCCTCGACAAGCCCGCACCCGCGGCCGTTGCGCCCCCGCCACCATCCGGGAGCGCCCCCCCCGCCACCACGTTCAGCCAGTCCCAGGTGGACGAAGTCCCTCCGCCGCCCCCGCCCGAGCCGGACGCTGGTCCGGTCAGGAAGGTGGCGTCGACGAACAACTCGCTGGCCGGATGCGAGGTGAAAACCTGCGCCGGAAGCATCACGTCCGATCTGGAGACGGCGTTGGCGTTCCGCGCCAAGCAGGCCCACCGCTGCTACGATCAGGCCCTGACGCAGGACAACACGCTCCAGGGCAAGGTTCAGATCACCCTGCGCATCGCCCCGAGCGGCGGCGTTTGCTCGGCGGGCGTGACCGCGAACGACATGGGCACTCCCGCCGTTGCGCAGTGCGTTGCCGGGTACTTCAAGTCCACCGGTCACTTTCCCTCCCCCAAAGGTGGCTGCGTCGACACGGCGGTTCCCATCTCGTTCGTCCCTGGCGGCCGCTAA